The following proteins are encoded in a genomic region of Coffea eugenioides isolate CCC68of chromosome 6, Ceug_1.0, whole genome shotgun sequence:
- the LOC113773570 gene encoding cold-responsive protein kinase 1-like, which translates to MERCFYFLDAVTSATPPMLDLQSPIKHSSSALFFLLGGMVVLIILLVLFFIYNKFIKTGRLKMFTAGPKKGLWTTNVLSGNLHTISYYDFETLKKATKNFHHANLLGRGGFGPVFLGKLEDGKLIAVKQLSLEKSQQGESEFLSEVRMITSIQHKNLVRLLGCCSDGAQRLLVYEYMKNRSLDIIIYGKSDVFLNWSTRFQIIIGVARGLQYLHEDSHFRIVHRDIKASNILLDDKFQPRIGDFGLARFFPEDQAYLSTTFAGTLGYTAPEYAIRGELSEKADIYSFGVLVLEIISCRKNTDLALPSEKQYLPEYAWKLYEKSKLMDLVDPKLREDGVVEKDVLQVLHLAFLCLQPHANLRPPMSEVVAMLTCKVELDEAPIRPAFLDRKRRNNDPASWDTISEVFPSPQRSSSNSFPKPGIPPASSPKQMNPTTLPNSASISLSN; encoded by the exons ATGGAAAGGTGTTTCTACTTTCTTGATGCAGTAACATCGGCAACACCCCCAATGCTTGATTTACAAAGTCCCATAAAGCATTCCTCATCAGCCTTGTTCTTTCTCCTTGGAGGGATGGTTGTGCTCATTATATTGCTTGTGCTCTTTTTCATCTACaacaaatttatcaaaacagGAAGGCTGAAAATGTTTACTGCTGGCCCAAAAAAGGGCTTAT GGACAACAAACGTGTTAAGTGGAAATCTTCATACAATAAGCTATTATGACTTCGAGACCCTAAAAAAGGCTACCAAAAATTTTCATCACGCCAATCTGCTTGGAAGAGGTGGCTTTGGACCAGTCTTTCTG GGGAAACTAGAAGATGGAAAATTGATTGCAGTGAAGCAGCTATCCCTGGAAAAATCCCAACAAGGAGAGTCAGAATTTCTTTCTGAGGTAAGGATGATAACCAGCATACAGCACAAGAATCTTGTCCGCCTTCTTGGGTGCTGCTCAGATGGAGCTCAGCGGCTTCTTGTCTATGAGTACATGAAAAATAGGAGTTTGGACATCATCATATATG GAAAAAGTGATGTATTCTTGAACTGGAGCACTCGTTTCCAAATAATTATTGGGGTTGCACGAGGTTTGCAATACTTGCATGAAGATTCACATTTCAGAATTGTTCATAGGGATATTAAAGCCAGCAATATTCTTCTTGATGACAAGTTCCAACCAAGAATTGGAGATTTTGGCCTAGCCAGGTTTTTCCCCGAGGATCAAGCTTATCTTAGCACTACATTTGCTGGAACCTT AGGTTATACAGCACCTGAATATGCCATAAGAGGAGAATTATCTGAAAAGGCAGATATTTATAGTTTTGGAGTTCTGGTGCTTGAGATTATCAGCTGCAGGAAAAACACAGATCTTGCTTTGCCTTCAGAAAAGCAATATCTACCAGAATAT GCTTGGAAGTTGTATGAGAAGTCAAAGCTGATGGATCTAGTAGATCCCAAATTGCGCGAGGATGGAGTTGTGGAGAAGGATGTTTTGCAAGTACTTCATCTAGCTTTTTTGTGCCTTCAGCCTCATGCAAATCTGAGGCCACCAATGTCAGAGGTCGTAGCAATGTTAACATGCAAAGTTGAATTGGACGAAGCACCAATAAGACCAGCCTTCTTGGACCGGAAGCGCAGGAATAATGATCCAGCTTCATGGGATACTATCTCAGAGGTCTTCCCCTCTCCACAACGGAGTAGTTCAAATTCGTTTCCAAAACCTGGAATACCACCTGCTTCATCTCCAAAACAGATGAATCCCACTACCCTTCCAAACTCTGCAAGCATATCATTGTCAAACTGA
- the LOC113775001 gene encoding transmembrane protein 230, translated as MAYVDHAFSISDEDIMMDTPYTVNNRPPIKEIALAVALLVFGTLGIVLGVIMAVNKVGGDRAHGLFFAILGGILFLPGFYYTRIAYYAYKGYKGFSFSNIPPV; from the exons ATGGCGTATGTAGATCACGCGTTCTCGATATCCGATGAGGACATCATGATGGACACCCCCTACACCGTCAACAACCGCCCTCCTATCAAGGAGATCGCGCTCGCCGTTGCTCTTTTAGTTTTCGGCACCCTAGGAATCGTCCTCGGCGTCATTATGGCTGTCAACAAAGTTGGTGGCGACCGAGCTCATG GACTATTTTTTGCAATACTTGGGGGTATTTTATTTCTTCCGGGATTTTACTACACAAGGATTGCATACTATGCTTATAAGGGTTACAAAGGTTTCTCTTTCTCCAACATTCCTCCTGTGTAG